A part of Vigna radiata var. radiata cultivar VC1973A chromosome 11, Vradiata_ver6, whole genome shotgun sequence genomic DNA contains:
- the LOC106777486 gene encoding uncharacterized protein LOC106777486 produces the protein MLHSIKTVLTCQHVSLPRSLSSNLGREASAVRFCTKSDSNSRDHNMDKSQKPSEETKHGDVMSHSFGEGYATRCDEEGFGGIYGGKQSMPKTDECIHENHPAYDKTQGSEVKEKEKARHQPSANA, from the exons ATGCTTCACTCGATCAAAACGGTTTTAACCTGTCAACACGTTTCACTCCCACGCTCTCTCTCTTCCAACCTCGGTCGGGAAGCTTCCGCAGTTAGATTCTGCACCAAATCTGATAGTAACAGTAGAGATCATAACATGGACAAGAGTCAGAAACCTAGCGAGGAAACTAAACATGG AGATGTGATGTCTCATTCGTTTGGGGAAGGGTACGCTACGAGGTGTGATGAAGAAGGGTTTGGTGGAATTTATGGTGGAAAACAATCCATGCCCAAGACGGATGAGTGCATACATGAAAATCACCCAG CTTATGACAAGACGCAGGGAAGCGAGgtgaaggagaaggaaaaggCGAGGCATCAACCCAGTGCCAACGCTTAA